A stretch of the Kroppenstedtia eburnea genome encodes the following:
- a CDS encoding AroM family protein encodes MIDKLGVVTIGQAPRSDVGPILEKHLGNRVELIQVGVLDGMTKAEIDRSLYPETGDYVLTSRLLTAESVVTSREKIQPILQKRIEELENRGCKHILVLCTGVFPGLKAKSAFLIEPDQIIPPAVAGMVKKRQLGLITPLDEQRETIAEKWETVGLSPLVSVASPYQPDEQSFQKAAQSLVEHGAEVILLDCMGYVEEMRDIVRKRSGLPVILSNALMAKLVSEMV; translated from the coding sequence ATGATCGATAAATTGGGTGTCGTTACGATCGGACAAGCTCCCCGTTCCGATGTGGGCCCGATCTTGGAAAAGCACTTGGGAAACCGGGTGGAATTGATACAAGTTGGCGTGTTGGACGGGATGACCAAAGCAGAGATCGACCGGTCTCTCTACCCTGAAACAGGCGATTATGTCTTGACTTCCCGCCTGTTGACCGCCGAATCCGTGGTCACATCCCGGGAGAAGATCCAGCCGATTTTGCAAAAGCGGATTGAGGAACTGGAGAACCGGGGATGTAAACATATCCTGGTTCTGTGTACCGGTGTCTTCCCCGGGTTGAAGGCGAAGTCGGCTTTTCTGATCGAACCGGATCAAATCATCCCGCCTGCCGTCGCGGGGATGGTGAAAAAACGGCAATTGGGCCTGATCACCCCTCTCGATGAGCAACGGGAAACGATTGCGGAAAAGTGGGAGACCGTTGGTTTGTCTCCCCTCGTTTCCGTTGCTTCTCCCTATCAACCGGATGAACAATCATTTCAAAAAGCGGCACAATCACTGGTGGAACATGGTGCTGAAGTGATTCTGCTCGATTGCATGGGTTACGTGGAAGAGATGAGGGATATCGTTCGGAAGCGGTCCGGTTTGCCTGTCATCCTCTCCAACGCCTTGATGGCCAAATTGGTTTCTGAAATGGTCTGA